One part of the Actinomyces howellii genome encodes these proteins:
- a CDS encoding replication-associated recombination protein A, whose translation MGIQDSPSLFEAAQGAPVDDPTRPLADRLRPQRLEEVVGQDHLLAPDAPLGRMIAAGRLPSIILWGPPGCGKTTIARLLAQRTGLGFESVSATFSGVAELRKVFATAARQREIGQGTLLFVDEIHRFNRAQQDSFLPYVEDGTVVLVGATTENPSFELNGALLSRCQVMVLRRLDQAALSELMDRAEALIGRRLPLTEAAHSQLVAMADGDGRYLLGMVEQVLSHARGQMARPAPPGTGDAGTGDAGTGEGAGGTAGPGDAGTGPADRGDPGPGTPSDPGLIDAGDLAAVVASRAPWYDKSGEEHYNLISALHKSIRGSDPQAALYWLARMLEGGEDPLYVARRLVHLASEDIGMADPGALQIALAAWEAYERLGSPEGELAIAQAVIHLATAPKSVAVYRGLTRARAAARATGSLAPPAHILNAPTRLMKELGYGQGYQYDPDTADGFSGADYFPPGYPPEQRECFYEPTGNGHERRIAERLAHWDSLRRSHEHDTPGP comes from the coding sequence ATGGGCATCCAGGACTCCCCCTCGCTGTTCGAGGCGGCCCAGGGCGCGCCGGTCGACGACCCGACCCGCCCCCTGGCCGACCGACTGCGCCCCCAGCGCCTCGAGGAGGTCGTCGGTCAGGACCACCTGCTCGCCCCCGACGCCCCTCTGGGCCGCATGATCGCGGCCGGCCGCCTGCCCTCGATCATCCTGTGGGGCCCTCCGGGCTGCGGCAAGACGACCATCGCCCGCCTGCTGGCCCAGCGCACCGGGCTGGGCTTCGAGTCGGTCTCGGCGACCTTCTCGGGGGTGGCCGAGCTGCGCAAGGTCTTCGCCACCGCGGCGCGTCAGCGCGAGATCGGTCAGGGCACGCTCCTGTTCGTCGACGAGATCCACCGCTTCAACCGCGCCCAGCAGGACTCCTTCCTGCCCTACGTCGAGGACGGGACGGTTGTGCTCGTGGGCGCCACGACGGAGAACCCCAGCTTCGAGCTCAACGGCGCGCTGCTCTCGCGCTGCCAGGTCATGGTCCTGCGGCGCCTCGACCAGGCCGCGCTCAGCGAGCTGATGGACCGGGCCGAGGCGCTCATCGGGCGCCGTCTGCCGCTGACGGAGGCCGCACACTCCCAGCTCGTGGCCATGGCCGACGGCGACGGCCGCTACCTGCTCGGGATGGTCGAGCAGGTCCTGTCCCACGCCCGCGGGCAGATGGCACGCCCTGCTCCGCCGGGCACCGGGGACGCGGGCACCGGGGACGCGGGCACCGGTGAGGGCGCCGGCGGGACCGCAGGCCCCGGGGACGCGGGCACCGGTCCTGCCGACCGCGGTGACCCCGGGCCGGGCACCCCCTCCGACCCGGGCCTCATTGACGCCGGGGACCTGGCGGCCGTCGTCGCCTCGCGCGCCCCCTGGTACGACAAGTCCGGCGAGGAGCACTACAACCTCATCTCCGCGCTCCACAAGTCGATCCGGGGCTCCGACCCGCAGGCGGCGCTGTACTGGCTGGCCCGCATGCTCGAGGGCGGAGAGGACCCGCTCTACGTCGCCCGGCGCCTCGTGCACCTGGCCAGCGAGGACATCGGGATGGCCGACCCCGGAGCCCTCCAGATCGCGCTGGCCGCCTGGGAGGCTTACGAGCGGCTCGGATCACCCGAGGGCGAGCTCGCCATCGCCCAGGCCGTCATCCACCTCGCCACGGCACCGAAGTCGGTCGCCGTCTACCGGGGCCTGACCCGCGCCCGCGCGGCCGCCCGGGCCACGGGCTCCCTCGCCCCGCCGGCCCACATCCTCAACGCCCCGACCCGTCTCATGAAGGAGCTGGGCTACGGACAGGGCTACCAGTACGACCCCGACACCGCCGACGGCTTCTCCGGCGCGGACTACTTTCCCCCGGGCTACCCGCCCGAGCAGCGCGAGTGCTTCTACGAGCCCACCGGCAACGGTCACGAGCGGCGCATCGCCGAGCGCCTCGCCCACTGGGACTCCCTGCGCCGCAGCCACGAGCACGACACCCCGGGACCCTGA
- a CDS encoding DUF6620 family protein codes for MFGKMFKKATDAASQVAGSTEVELSEETGEAEVGVSVSGRGLASAARGLGGAARRMSNAVRGVEEVDWIHHAFPYSYELELFDEDARDIRRPQPPAGLDPAAFQYADTWYNIWAPVRDGHITPVSAVEAGDVAGANAAVVQWQQDIEAANTAQAQLGDFRGARTLVLANSDVYETLGAMVSLVREYIGARLQGGPSEDLAFEAIERVLSIHMTMNESLASFYADPTGAAAQAAEDAAFAPIEAMRQSMMGDPSAPELQPINGVSLHDYVAGSAKINEGWSNEQVAAVLGVERPQWEQANAGWVERMQTHMMTVGMQYSSLMSTPHPLFEAAAAAGAGPGAGSQASRLKTDRDFYIECAAVMAAAQEAGVDPSGYLEANYQVTTTQVAGAGVQWMQDLRNADQLITLQQAKQREFASVFAQQMGPGIADDIVF; via the coding sequence ATGTTCGGAAAGATGTTCAAGAAGGCCACCGACGCCGCGTCCCAGGTCGCCGGCTCGACCGAGGTCGAGCTGAGCGAGGAGACGGGCGAGGCCGAGGTCGGCGTCAGCGTCTCCGGCCGTGGCCTGGCGTCGGCGGCCCGAGGGCTGGGAGGGGCGGCGCGCCGGATGAGCAACGCCGTGCGCGGTGTGGAGGAGGTCGACTGGATCCACCACGCCTTCCCCTACTCCTACGAGCTCGAGCTCTTCGACGAGGACGCCCGCGACATCCGCCGTCCCCAGCCCCCCGCGGGGCTGGACCCTGCCGCCTTCCAGTACGCCGACACCTGGTACAACATCTGGGCGCCGGTGCGCGACGGCCACATCACCCCGGTCTCCGCCGTCGAGGCGGGGGACGTGGCGGGGGCCAACGCCGCCGTCGTCCAGTGGCAGCAGGACATCGAGGCGGCCAACACCGCCCAGGCCCAGCTCGGTGACTTCCGGGGGGCGCGCACCCTCGTGCTGGCCAACTCCGACGTCTACGAGACGCTCGGGGCGATGGTCTCCCTCGTGCGGGAGTACATCGGGGCGCGCCTCCAGGGAGGTCCCTCCGAGGACCTCGCCTTCGAGGCGATCGAGCGGGTCCTGTCCATCCACATGACGATGAACGAGTCCCTGGCCTCCTTCTACGCCGACCCCACGGGGGCCGCGGCCCAGGCGGCGGAGGACGCCGCCTTCGCCCCGATCGAGGCCATGCGCCAGTCGATGATGGGCGACCCCTCCGCCCCCGAGCTCCAGCCCATCAACGGGGTGAGCCTCCACGACTACGTGGCCGGCAGCGCCAAGATCAACGAGGGCTGGAGCAACGAGCAGGTCGCCGCGGTCCTGGGCGTCGAGCGCCCCCAGTGGGAGCAGGCCAACGCCGGGTGGGTCGAGCGCATGCAGACCCACATGATGACGGTGGGCATGCAGTACTCCTCGCTCATGTCCACCCCGCACCCGCTGTTCGAGGCGGCCGCCGCCGCGGGCGCCGGACCGGGGGCCGGGTCGCAGGCATCGCGCCTCAAGACCGACCGGGACTTCTACATCGAGTGCGCGGCTGTTATGGCTGCCGCGCAGGAGGCCGGTGTCGACCCCAGCGGCTACCTCGAGGCCAACTACCAGGTGACGACCACCCAGGTGGCCGGCGCAGGGGTGCAGTGGATGCAGGACCTGCGCAACGCCGACCAGCTCATCACCCTCCAGCAGGCCAAGCAGAGGGAGTTCGCCTCGGTCTTCGCCCAGCAGATGGGGCCGGGCATCGCCGACGACATCGTGTTCTGA
- a CDS encoding SPFH domain-containing protein: MALPWIEIVECLDPDPQLVLWRYPDPDGRIKNGAQLVVRENQAALVLSRGQASGIHLPGTHTLPTGNIPILSDLAGWKYGFASPHIYDIFYVATRQFVDLKWGTPAPVMMADPRFGQVRVRAFGSYSVRVTDIARFFREYAGAYPVLTIRDLEVQLRDFIAAKFGEILATQGVSVMDVSANLSAVNARLAPAVAPYFEDLGVSVTQFTIASVTLPDEVNEYYDKVTGMNMIGDMDRFQRFQTALATADSSTAVGAGVQDGMAMGMVLGQVQQQAVPQPVQPVAPAAPAQPVAPAAPAPAAEDPMARLQKLKAMHDAGLISDEELAATRARILEAL, from the coding sequence GTGGCACTGCCTTGGATCGAGATCGTCGAGTGCCTCGACCCCGACCCCCAGCTCGTCCTGTGGCGCTACCCCGACCCGGACGGCCGTATCAAGAACGGCGCCCAGCTCGTCGTGCGCGAGAACCAGGCCGCGCTGGTCCTGTCCCGGGGTCAGGCATCGGGCATCCACCTGCCGGGGACCCACACGCTGCCCACCGGCAACATCCCGATCCTGTCGGACCTGGCGGGGTGGAAGTACGGCTTCGCCTCCCCGCACATCTACGACATCTTCTACGTCGCCACCCGCCAGTTCGTCGACCTCAAGTGGGGGACCCCCGCCCCGGTCATGATGGCCGACCCCCGCTTCGGCCAGGTCCGGGTCCGCGCCTTCGGCTCCTACTCCGTGCGGGTCACCGACATCGCCCGATTCTTCCGCGAGTACGCCGGGGCCTACCCGGTGCTCACCATCCGGGACCTCGAGGTCCAGCTGCGCGACTTCATCGCCGCGAAGTTCGGGGAGATCCTGGCCACGCAGGGCGTGTCGGTCATGGACGTCTCGGCCAACCTCTCGGCGGTCAACGCACGCCTGGCGCCCGCGGTCGCGCCGTACTTCGAGGACCTGGGGGTGAGCGTCACCCAGTTCACGATCGCCTCGGTGACCCTGCCCGACGAGGTCAACGAGTACTACGACAAGGTCACCGGCATGAACATGATCGGCGACATGGACCGCTTCCAGCGCTTCCAGACCGCGCTGGCCACCGCAGACTCCTCGACGGCGGTCGGCGCGGGCGTCCAGGACGGCATGGCCATGGGGATGGTTCTTGGGCAGGTCCAGCAGCAGGCCGTCCCCCAGCCCGTGCAGCCGGTCGCCCCGGCCGCCCCCGCACAGCCCGTCGCCCCGGCCGCCCCCGCACCTGCTGCGGAGGACCCGATGGCCCGCCTCCAGAAGCTCAAGGCCATGCACGACGCCGGACTCATCAGCGACGAGGAGCTGGCCGCCACCCGTGCCCGCATCCTGGAGGCCCTGTGA
- a CDS encoding ABC transporter permease — protein MSTRRETLPMRQAVGLELAKMRRLRAVPILVAVTAATTALSASTLFSSSARAQWADPASDLWASLLLSCAMMAGALTGPLTAAIMAGHLTDIEHSGSGWNLAAGVGLTPGRLLRAKVAALALLVVPAILVQNLLLVGLGTAVLAAPVPVGAWVGWTVSLVVLQMIMIAGHAWLSAIVPNQLVSMTVGLLGGFVGVYMLLAPPWLARLVLPWGYYAVMSPAGIVDGQTVLVRPGWILLGLLAAAAALLFATATARLDRIEERGIVLGTALGAGRVLRCRGRAGRTAVQGARLGPEGAGRTGAEAGPGSAARPDSRPERAVAGAGARPRRVRGPVLVGVELSKLRRSAVPVVAVVVPLLTVVAGAVNYRGNQGVLSAGWDALASQVSVFYSLIFAPLAVALLVAATWRVEHRGTSWDMMRTTPHSTCAVVLAKAAAVIVPVIAMELVLVAMTWVAGTALGLGWSMPPALLAQGLVFILAALPLIGLQSLLSMRMRSFAASVAACLGQVVVAFMLVSTLNPASALWPVALITRALTLGSTAMSTAGGLDVAGVAPVLTGSLASGIACWGALALAARRRG, from the coding sequence ATGAGCACCCGCCGCGAGACCCTCCCCATGAGACAGGCGGTCGGCCTGGAGCTGGCCAAGATGCGGCGGCTGCGAGCCGTGCCGATCCTCGTGGCCGTCACCGCGGCGACGACGGCGCTGTCGGCGAGCACCCTGTTCTCCTCCTCGGCCCGCGCCCAGTGGGCGGACCCCGCCTCCGACCTGTGGGCCTCCCTCCTCCTGTCGTGCGCCATGATGGCCGGGGCGCTCACCGGCCCCCTGACCGCCGCCATCATGGCCGGCCACCTCACCGACATCGAGCACTCGGGGTCCGGCTGGAACCTGGCCGCCGGGGTGGGCCTGACCCCCGGCAGGCTCCTGCGGGCCAAGGTCGCGGCCCTCGCGCTGCTCGTCGTCCCGGCGATCCTCGTCCAGAACCTCCTCCTCGTCGGCCTGGGCACGGCGGTGCTCGCCGCCCCCGTCCCCGTGGGCGCCTGGGTGGGCTGGACCGTGTCCCTCGTCGTTCTCCAGATGATCATGATCGCGGGCCACGCCTGGCTCTCGGCGATCGTCCCTAACCAGCTCGTGTCGATGACCGTGGGACTCCTGGGCGGCTTCGTCGGGGTCTACATGCTCCTCGCGCCGCCGTGGCTCGCCCGGCTCGTCCTCCCCTGGGGCTACTACGCCGTCATGAGCCCGGCGGGGATCGTCGACGGCCAGACCGTCCTCGTGCGTCCCGGCTGGATCCTCCTGGGTCTCCTCGCTGCCGCGGCCGCCCTCCTGTTCGCCACCGCCACCGCACGACTGGACCGCATCGAGGAGCGCGGGATCGTCCTGGGCACCGCGCTGGGGGCCGGCAGAGTCCTGCGCTGTCGTGGTCGTGCGGGACGGACGGCCGTCCAGGGCGCCCGACTCGGCCCGGAGGGAGCCGGCAGGACCGGTGCTGAGGCCGGACCCGGGTCCGCCGCCCGCCCGGATTCCCGCCCGGAGCGCGCGGTGGCAGGTGCCGGGGCGCGGCCGCGCCGGGTCCGCGGCCCCGTCCTGGTCGGGGTCGAGCTGAGCAAGCTGCGGCGCAGCGCGGTACCTGTCGTGGCCGTCGTCGTCCCCCTGCTCACCGTCGTCGCCGGAGCGGTCAACTACCGGGGCAACCAGGGAGTGCTCTCGGCCGGGTGGGATGCACTGGCCTCCCAGGTCTCGGTCTTCTACAGCCTCATCTTCGCCCCCCTGGCCGTGGCCCTGCTCGTGGCCGCGACCTGGCGGGTCGAGCACCGGGGGACCTCCTGGGACATGATGCGCACGACTCCCCACTCGACCTGCGCCGTCGTGCTCGCCAAGGCCGCGGCCGTCATCGTCCCGGTCATCGCCATGGAGCTCGTCCTCGTCGCGATGACCTGGGTGGCCGGGACGGCGCTCGGACTGGGGTGGTCGATGCCGCCCGCGCTCCTCGCCCAGGGCCTCGTCTTCATCCTGGCAGCCCTGCCTCTCATCGGGCTGCAGTCCCTCCTGTCGATGCGGATGCGCTCCTTCGCTGCCTCGGTAGCGGCCTGCCTGGGACAGGTGGTCGTCGCCTTCATGCTCGTGTCCACCCTCAACCCCGCCTCGGCGCTGTGGCCCGTGGCGCTCATCACCCGGGCCCTCACCCTGGGGTCGACCGCGATGAGCACGGCCGGAGGCCTCGACGTCGCCGGCGTCGCACCGGTCCTGACCGGGAGCCTGGCCTCGGGGATCGCGTGCTGGGGCGCTCTGGCCCTCGCGGCCCGACGACGGGGGTAG
- a CDS encoding ABC transporter ATP-binding protein, translating to MSTMTRPATSPSHLQPPTQARLQGPTQPVDPAQPGGPAQPRPVGPAQPVGPARLQGPAGPAAPLPTPPPSHRAPVSGPAALDLAVATHDLTKTFTDRHGARTVVDSLDLAVPRGTVYGFLGPNGSGKSTTMKMILGLLAPTRGSIAVMGQPLTPATRPGLMAATGSLIEQPPGYGHLTGGQNMRIIQKMLGLSDAQVDRALALVRLTEHRDRLVRTYSLGMKQRLGVAIALAREPRLLVLDEPTNGLDPAGIEEIRHLLVSLADQGVSVMVSSHLLDEVDRMASVLGVLSAGRLVFQGTRAALMERSVPDLLVVTPDPRAITPDLLAGLGAGLVTALPDGLRVPGLGAEATAELVRRLAHAGVPVHELRREPRSLEEVFMDLTGRGGAL from the coding sequence ATGAGCACGATGACACGACCGGCTACGAGCCCGTCCCACCTCCAGCCCCCGACACAGGCCCGCCTCCAGGGCCCCACCCAGCCCGTCGACCCCGCCCAGCCAGGCGGCCCCGCCCAGCCCCGGCCCGTGGGCCCCGCCCAGCCCGTGGGCCCCGCCCGCCTCCAGGGCCCCGCCGGGCCCGCGGCGCCGCTCCCCACACCTCCCCCGTCGCACCGGGCCCCGGTGTCCGGGCCCGCGGCCCTCGACCTGGCGGTGGCCACCCACGACCTGACGAAGACCTTCACCGACCGGCACGGTGCGCGCACCGTCGTCGACTCCCTCGACCTGGCGGTCCCGCGCGGCACCGTCTACGGCTTCCTGGGCCCCAACGGCTCGGGCAAGTCGACGACCATGAAGATGATCCTGGGGCTGCTCGCACCCACCCGCGGCTCGATCGCGGTCATGGGACAGCCGCTCACCCCGGCCACCCGTCCCGGGCTCATGGCGGCCACCGGCTCCCTCATCGAGCAGCCTCCGGGCTACGGCCACCTCACCGGGGGGCAGAACATGAGGATCATCCAGAAGATGCTGGGCCTGAGCGACGCCCAGGTCGACCGGGCGCTGGCGCTCGTGCGCCTGACCGAGCACCGCGACCGGCTCGTGCGCACCTACTCCCTGGGCATGAAGCAGCGCCTGGGCGTGGCCATCGCCCTGGCCCGCGAGCCGCGCCTGCTCGTCCTCGACGAGCCGACCAACGGCCTGGACCCCGCCGGGATCGAGGAGATCCGCCACCTCCTGGTCTCCCTGGCCGACCAGGGCGTGAGCGTCATGGTCTCCAGCCACCTGCTCGACGAGGTCGACCGGATGGCCTCGGTCCTGGGCGTGCTGTCCGCCGGCAGGCTCGTCTTCCAGGGCACCCGTGCCGCCCTCATGGAGCGCTCGGTGCCCGACCTGCTCGTCGTCACCCCCGACCCGAGGGCGATCACCCCCGACCTCCTGGCCGGACTCGGCGCCGGTCTCGTCACGGCGCTGCCCGACGGCCTGAGGGTCCCCGGTCTGGGGGCCGAGGCGACGGCCGAGCTGGTCCGCCGCCTGGCCCACGCCGGTGTCCCCGTCCACGAGCTGCGCCGCGAGCCGCGCAGCCTCGAGGAGGTCTTCATGGACCTGACCGGGCGAGGGGGTGCGCTGTGA
- a CDS encoding sensor histidine kinase, translating to MRALPLPSGLDVLTAVLLAVVASFSAPQAASWLPDPAATPVWVVLVVVACLAVLGRSRAPLSSVLVLGVVLAVHLLAFAQPSVLMLALAALAAWTSQSRLSSPWRWLVLAALYLGALPALTRVVVWIEPVYRTPVQVLIVLLTAWTLLTTAALAGAARRRARERVEQAIERAEMLQAQQDAERRLAVSVERTRIAREVHDLLGHSLAVIGMQAAGAQAVLRTDPRAAEEALAVIGGTARRSIEEVRALIDVLREDGPRDTGTGRAGVPGRAGAPEQTSAPEQTAGPGQGPSAGAAEQTAGPGRGPAAGAALPAPGPTAPDPARPGLDELPALVSTFREAGMEVDLDLEVSTTVPQGTGSVLHDVVREALTNVARHAPGSPVRVEARASRSRLEVDVSNAVPSTTAEAGTAAPACDPPSAEQPRRGYGLEAMRSRVDAVGGRLSAGPSQDRPGWQVVAVLPVGASS from the coding sequence ATGCGCGCTCTCCCCCTGCCCTCGGGACTCGACGTCCTCACTGCCGTCCTTCTCGCAGTCGTCGCGTCGTTCTCCGCCCCGCAGGCCGCGTCGTGGCTGCCGGACCCTGCCGCCACCCCGGTCTGGGTGGTCCTCGTCGTGGTCGCGTGCCTGGCGGTGCTCGGCCGCTCGCGCGCGCCGCTGAGCTCTGTCCTCGTCCTCGGGGTGGTCCTGGCCGTTCACCTTCTCGCCTTCGCCCAGCCGAGCGTCCTCATGCTCGCCCTGGCCGCCCTGGCGGCGTGGACGAGCCAGTCCCGGCTGTCCTCGCCCTGGCGGTGGCTGGTCCTGGCTGCCTTGTACCTCGGGGCGCTCCCGGCGCTCACCCGCGTGGTGGTGTGGATAGAGCCCGTCTACCGCACCCCGGTGCAGGTCCTTATCGTCCTGCTCACGGCGTGGACCCTCCTGACGACGGCCGCCCTGGCCGGGGCCGCCCGGCGCAGGGCGCGTGAGCGGGTGGAGCAGGCCATCGAGCGCGCCGAGATGCTCCAGGCCCAGCAGGACGCCGAGCGGCGCCTGGCCGTGTCCGTCGAGCGCACGAGGATCGCGCGCGAGGTCCACGACCTGCTCGGGCACTCCCTGGCGGTCATCGGGATGCAGGCCGCCGGGGCGCAGGCGGTGCTCCGGACCGACCCGCGGGCCGCCGAGGAGGCGCTGGCGGTCATCGGGGGCACCGCCCGCCGCAGCATCGAGGAGGTCCGGGCGCTTATCGACGTCCTGCGTGAGGACGGGCCGCGAGACACGGGCACCGGGCGAGCCGGCGTACCCGGGCGGGCTGGCGCGCCCGAGCAGACCAGCGCACCCGAGCAGACCGCCGGGCCCGGGCAGGGCCCGTCGGCCGGCGCGGCCGAGCAGACCGCTGGGCCCGGGCGGGGCCCGGCGGCCGGCGCGGCCCTGCCCGCCCCGGGTCCGACAGCTCCGGATCCCGCGCGGCCCGGGCTCGACGAGCTCCCCGCGCTCGTGTCGACCTTCCGGGAGGCGGGGATGGAGGTCGACCTCGACCTGGAGGTGAGCACCACGGTCCCTCAGGGCACCGGCAGCGTCCTGCACGACGTCGTGCGTGAGGCGCTGACCAACGTCGCCCGCCACGCCCCGGGCAGCCCCGTCCGCGTCGAGGCCCGGGCGAGCCGCAGCCGCCTCGAGGTCGACGTGAGCAACGCCGTCCCCTCCACGACCGCGGAGGCGGGGACGGCCGCACCCGCCTGCGACCCGCCCTCCGCGGAGCAGCCCAGGCGCGGCTACGGGCTGGAGGCGATGCGCAGCCGTGTCGACGCCGTCGGCGGGCGGCTGAGCGCGGGGCCCTCGCAGGACAGGCCCGGCTGGCAGGTCGTGGCCGTCCTCCCGGTCGGGGCGAGTTCATGA
- a CDS encoding response regulator, whose translation MIRVGMADDEPLFSAGLAMLLGAQEDIEVAWRAADGAQALRLEADEPVDVLLLDVQMPVMDGLSATRSLVESGTRARIVILTTFDTDGYVLGAIEAGACGFLLKSTPPDELVAAIRTVHRGDSVVSPGPTRRLVTALRSGAPAPGSLPPAPAHSAGDGGPGVGEPGAGGPGAGGPGAGGQGAAAELADLTEREREVLVLISTGLTNQEICDRLWLSMATVKTHVSHLLSKTGSRDRVQLVLLALRSGLVGLDELLADAV comes from the coding sequence ATGATCCGGGTGGGGATGGCCGACGACGAGCCCCTGTTCAGCGCGGGCCTGGCCATGCTCCTGGGCGCCCAGGAGGACATCGAGGTCGCGTGGCGCGCCGCCGACGGCGCCCAGGCGCTGCGCCTGGAGGCCGACGAGCCCGTCGACGTCCTGCTCCTCGACGTGCAGATGCCGGTCATGGACGGCCTGAGCGCCACCCGGTCGCTCGTCGAGTCCGGCACGCGGGCACGCATCGTCATCCTGACGACCTTCGACACCGACGGCTACGTCCTGGGAGCGATCGAGGCCGGAGCCTGCGGGTTCCTCCTCAAGTCCACGCCCCCCGACGAGCTCGTCGCCGCCATCCGCACGGTGCACCGGGGGGACTCGGTGGTCTCCCCCGGGCCGACGCGCAGGCTCGTCACCGCGCTGCGCTCGGGCGCCCCGGCCCCCGGCTCCCTGCCGCCCGCTCCGGCGCACTCAGCCGGGGACGGTGGGCCGGGTGTCGGGGAGCCGGGGGCTGGCGGGCCGGGGGCCGGCGGGCCGGGGGCCGGCGGGCAGGGCGCCGCCGCGGAGCTGGCCGACCTCACCGAGCGGGAGCGGGAGGTGCTCGTGCTCATCTCCACGGGCCTGACGAACCAGGAGATCTGCGACCGCCTGTGGCTGTCGATGGCGACGGTCAAGACCCACGTCTCCCACCTGCTGTCCAAGACCGGTTCGCGCGACCGGGTCCAGCTCGTCCTGCTCGCGCTGCGCAGCGGGCTGGTCGGGCTCGACGAGCTCCTCGCCGACGCTGTCTGA